From the genome of Candidatus Microthrix subdominans, one region includes:
- a CDS encoding RNA methyltransferase yields MSETISVGDADDPRLADFRRLNDQAARREMEDDEYFLSEGWVSIDRLIDSGHVFRSVLLSPSRVNRFRPFTERPEMDGVPVYVAERDVMHHIVGFDLPRAVLVSAFRQPLQSVEHLAATSKRLIVLEALNDDENVGAIARAARAFDIDGMVLSPTCTDPYHRRTVRVSMGEILHMRVARASSDEWPGALGTLHDHGFESWALTPGVDAEDLWRADVPERLAIMLGAEGPGLTPEVLSAASKRVRIPISDAVDSLNVGHAAAIVFAAVSRARS; encoded by the coding sequence GTGAGCGAGACGATCTCGGTCGGGGATGCCGACGATCCTCGGTTGGCCGATTTTCGCCGGCTGAACGACCAGGCGGCGCGTCGGGAGATGGAGGACGACGAGTACTTCCTGTCGGAGGGGTGGGTGTCGATCGACCGGCTGATCGACTCCGGTCACGTCTTTCGATCGGTCCTGCTGTCGCCATCCAGAGTCAACCGCTTCCGGCCGTTCACGGAGCGGCCCGAGATGGATGGCGTGCCGGTGTACGTGGCCGAGCGGGACGTGATGCACCACATCGTTGGGTTCGACCTGCCACGAGCGGTTCTGGTCTCGGCGTTCCGCCAGCCGCTTCAGTCTGTCGAGCACCTTGCAGCGACCTCGAAGCGGTTGATCGTGCTCGAGGCGCTCAACGACGACGAGAACGTCGGGGCGATCGCACGGGCGGCCCGAGCCTTCGACATCGATGGCATGGTGCTCAGCCCCACTTGCACCGATCCCTACCATCGCCGCACCGTGCGGGTGAGCATGGGCGAGATCCTGCACATGCGCGTGGCCCGAGCCTCATCCGATGAGTGGCCCGGAGCGCTCGGCACGTTGCACGACCACGGGTTCGAATCGTGGGCGCTGACACCCGGCGTCGACGCCGAGGATCTGTGGAGGGCCGACGTGCCGGAGCGACTGGCGATCATGCTTGGAGCGGAGGGCCCGGGCCTGACCCCCGAGGTCCTCAGCGCCGCCAGCAAACGGGTGAGGATCCCGATCAGCGATGCGGTCGATTCGCTCAACGTCGGTCACGCAGCAGCGATCGTGTTCGCCGCTGTGTCGCGGGCACGCTCGTAG
- a CDS encoding transcriptional regulator: MSAKQPPTIDQIAALSVLGEPSRRALYDHIVSAGDWVGRDAAADAAGIQRGVAAHHLDRLAEEGLLDVDYQRLTGRTGPGAGRPAKVYRRSDAEFDIALPPRDYELAGRLLADAVVDAQATGRDVSDAVDGAARAAGQQLGQAIKTLQGRARSADSARAATLEVLHGQGYEPLEQSDGTVVLRNCPFHVLAKSHTELVCRMNHCLIAAAVAEVDDSGFDVRLEPDPTLCCVRLRRSQE, encoded by the coding sequence ATGTCAGCGAAGCAACCGCCCACGATCGACCAGATCGCCGCCCTCAGCGTTCTGGGGGAGCCCAGCCGGCGGGCGCTCTACGACCACATCGTGTCCGCAGGTGACTGGGTCGGGCGGGACGCAGCCGCCGACGCTGCAGGCATCCAACGGGGCGTCGCCGCCCACCACCTCGACCGGTTGGCCGAGGAAGGCCTCCTCGACGTGGACTACCAGCGGCTCACCGGCCGGACGGGCCCCGGCGCCGGCCGGCCCGCCAAGGTGTACCGCCGTTCCGATGCCGAGTTCGACATCGCCCTGCCGCCCCGTGATTACGAGTTGGCCGGACGCCTCCTTGCCGATGCCGTTGTGGACGCTCAAGCGACGGGGCGGGACGTCTCCGACGCCGTCGATGGTGCCGCCCGCGCAGCCGGACAACAACTCGGCCAGGCCATCAAGACCCTCCAAGGCCGAGCGCGTTCGGCCGACTCCGCCCGAGCGGCCACGCTGGAGGTGCTTCACGGGCAGGGCTACGAACCGCTCGAGCAAAGCGACGGCACGGTCGTGCTGCGGAACTGTCCATTCCACGTCCTGGCCAAAAGCCACACCGAGTTGGTGTGTCGCATGAACCATTGCCTCATCGCAGCGGCCGTTGCAGAGGTCGACGACAGCGGCTTCGACGTGCGCCTCGAGCCCGACCCCACCCTGTGCTGCGTCCGCCTCCGGCGAAGCCAGGAGTAA
- a CDS encoding patatin-like phospholipase family protein, translating into MTTAFVLSGGGSLGAVQAGMLAALEEQGLRPDLLIGTSAGALNAAYLGAHGYSSESIADLATLWRGLRRQDVFPVDPLRSVLAFAGKRASLCSMRPLRRLVDKHLPITDLGDAQLPLHIITTDVLSGEEVVLSSGNATTAVLASAAIPAVFRPVDHEGRLLIDGGVSNNTAVGQAVALGSDRVVVVPAGFACDLSEPPGTPLAALAHSITLLLEQRLIVEVAHFADQVEIIVAPPLCPLSVNAVDFGHADELIDRAHADTRSWLEAGNEHLPHQARFLALHHHSHKHGPGPDRSDRFPPLVDEVM; encoded by the coding sequence ATGACCACAGCGTTCGTCCTGTCCGGTGGCGGCAGCCTCGGAGCCGTCCAGGCCGGCATGCTCGCCGCACTTGAAGAGCAGGGACTCCGCCCCGACCTGCTGATCGGCACGTCGGCCGGGGCGCTCAACGCCGCGTATCTCGGGGCGCACGGCTACTCGTCCGAGTCGATCGCCGATCTGGCGACGCTGTGGCGCGGGTTGCGACGACAGGACGTCTTTCCGGTCGATCCGCTTCGGTCGGTGTTGGCCTTCGCAGGGAAACGGGCCTCGTTGTGTTCGATGCGACCGCTGCGGCGGTTGGTCGACAAGCACCTGCCGATCACCGACTTGGGGGATGCGCAACTGCCGCTGCACATCATCACCACCGACGTACTGAGCGGCGAGGAGGTGGTGCTCTCCAGCGGCAATGCCACCACGGCGGTACTGGCGAGCGCCGCCATCCCGGCGGTATTTCGACCGGTCGACCACGAGGGACGGCTGCTGATCGACGGCGGTGTCTCGAACAACACCGCCGTCGGTCAGGCCGTGGCGCTGGGGTCCGACCGGGTGGTGGTCGTGCCCGCCGGTTTTGCCTGCGACCTGAGCGAACCGCCCGGAACGCCGCTGGCCGCGTTGGCCCATTCGATCACGCTGCTGCTGGAGCAGCGACTGATCGTCGAGGTCGCCCACTTCGCAGATCAGGTCGAGATCATCGTCGCACCCCCGCTGTGCCCCCTCAGCGTGAACGCCGTCGACTTCGGCCACGCCGACGAACTGATCGACCGCGCCCACGCAGACACCCGCAGCTGGCTCGAAGCGGGCAACGAACACCTGCCGCATCAGGCCCGCTTCCTCGCCTTGCATCACCACAGTCACAAGCACGGACCTGGCCCTGACCGTTCTGATCGCTTCCCACCGCTGGTCGACGAGGTCATGTAA
- a CDS encoding carboxymuconolactone decarboxylase family protein codes for MGHYKDIAADLREPSKSLRAAIPEAYSAFGALHQAASGDGVLPAKVKELMALAISVVKQCDGCIANHARAAAKQGATAEEVAETLGVALLMAGGPATVYGPRAWEAFHEFAGIDLPGASA; via the coding sequence ATGGGCCACTACAAAGACATTGCCGCCGACCTGCGCGAGCCGTCCAAGTCGCTACGCGCCGCCATCCCCGAGGCGTACAGCGCGTTCGGTGCGCTCCATCAGGCGGCATCGGGCGACGGGGTACTCCCGGCTAAGGTGAAGGAACTGATGGCCCTGGCCATCTCGGTGGTGAAGCAGTGCGACGGTTGCATCGCCAACCACGCCAGGGCCGCCGCCAAACAGGGTGCGACCGCCGAGGAAGTAGCCGAGACCCTCGGGGTCGCGCTGTTGATGGCTGGCGGGCCGGCCACGGTGTACGGGCCCCGGGCCTGGGAGGCGTTCCACGAGTTTGCCGGCATCGACCTCCCCGGAGCGTCAGCGTGA
- a CDS encoding class I SAM-dependent methyltransferase: MSDPRRWDERYSTTDLIWKSEPNQFLPPEVDGLTPGRALDLACGEGRNAVWLASRGWTVTGIDFSQVGLTKAAGLAEANDVTIEWIVEDVTAGEPTGEFDLVIVFYLQVPEPERRAAFSRAARELAPGGTLLIVGHDLLNLTEGVGGPPDAAVLYGPDDVRRDLSEAGVDDLVIERAERVNRSVDTDNGPAVAIDCLARAHRPATA; this comes from the coding sequence GTGAGTGACCCCCGGCGCTGGGACGAGCGCTACAGCACTACCGACCTTATCTGGAAGAGCGAACCGAACCAGTTCCTTCCGCCCGAGGTCGATGGCCTCACGCCGGGCCGGGCACTGGATCTCGCCTGCGGCGAAGGTCGCAACGCTGTCTGGCTGGCCAGCCGGGGCTGGACGGTCACCGGCATCGACTTCTCCCAAGTGGGGCTGACCAAGGCGGCGGGACTGGCGGAGGCGAACGACGTCACCATCGAGTGGATCGTCGAGGACGTGACCGCCGGAGAGCCCACCGGCGAGTTCGACCTCGTCATCGTCTTCTACCTGCAGGTACCCGAGCCGGAGCGCCGGGCCGCCTTCTCGCGGGCCGCTCGCGAGCTCGCCCCCGGGGGCACCCTGCTGATCGTCGGCCACGATCTGTTGAATCTCACCGAAGGGGTTGGTGGCCCCCCGGATGCGGCCGTGCTCTACGGTCCCGACGACGTTCGGCGGGACCTGTCCGAGGCCGGGGTTGACGACCTGGTCATCGAGCGAGCCGAGCGGGTCAATCGATCCGTCGACACCGACAACGGGCCGGCTGTGGCGATCGATTGCCTCGCCCGCGCCCACCGGCCGGCGACGGCCTGA
- the uvrB gene encoding excinuclease ABC subunit UvrB, whose amino-acid sequence MVRPFKVHAAFEPAGDQPEAIAALAEGIEAGERYQTLLGITGSGKSATVAWMIEQVQRPTLVLAPNKSLAAQLANEYREFFPDNRVEYFVSYYDYYQPEAYIASSDTFIEKDSSVNDDIDRLRHSATSALLTRRDVIVVASVSCIYGLGSPEDYARQLLSVRVGESIDQRELLGRLVDMQYERNDLNLVRGKFRVRGDVIEIHPAYEETAVRIELFGDEIETISIVDPLTGERVRTQEELEIFPATHYATPDDKLRAAIGRIETELAGQLQLFEREQKLLEAQRLRMRTEYDLEMLNEMGFCNGIENYSAPMEGRAPGDPPNTLLDFFPDDFLMVIDESHVTIPQIHGQYAGDRSRKENLIQHGFRLPSAADNRPLRFEEWEKRVNQCVLLSATPSKWEIEHSDRVVEQIVRPTGLVDPEVEVRPTKGQIDDLMARIDERVTRGERVLVTTLTKKMAEDLTDYLLEMGVRVRYLHSEVDTLQRIELVRDLRLGEFDVLVGINLLREGLDIPEVSLMAILDADKEGFLRSETSLIQMIGRAARNVEGRVVMYADNMTDSMRRALSETNRRRGLQQAHNIEHGIDPTSVRKAVTDILADLRGAGGGTPIPGGGRRKQRPGERARAEAYADLPPEDLGRLIQALRIEMEEASADLRFEEAARLRDEVKELEREARSAGLSK is encoded by the coding sequence ATGGTGCGCCCCTTCAAGGTGCACGCTGCGTTCGAGCCGGCGGGCGACCAGCCGGAGGCGATCGCTGCGTTGGCCGAGGGCATCGAGGCCGGCGAGCGCTACCAGACGCTGCTGGGCATCACCGGCTCGGGTAAGTCGGCCACGGTTGCGTGGATGATCGAGCAGGTGCAGCGGCCCACCCTGGTGCTGGCGCCCAACAAGAGCCTGGCCGCACAGCTGGCCAACGAGTACCGCGAGTTCTTCCCCGACAACCGGGTGGAGTACTTCGTCAGCTACTACGACTACTACCAGCCCGAGGCCTACATCGCCTCCAGCGATACCTTCATCGAGAAGGACAGCTCGGTGAACGACGACATCGACCGGCTGCGGCACTCGGCCACCTCCGCGCTGCTCACCCGTCGGGATGTGATCGTCGTCGCCTCGGTCAGCTGCATCTACGGCCTGGGTTCGCCCGAGGACTACGCCCGCCAACTGCTGTCGGTGCGGGTGGGGGAGTCGATCGATCAACGGGAGCTGCTGGGCCGCCTGGTCGACATGCAGTACGAGCGAAACGACCTCAATCTGGTGCGGGGCAAGTTTCGGGTGCGCGGCGACGTCATCGAGATCCACCCGGCGTACGAGGAGACGGCGGTGCGCATCGAGCTGTTCGGCGACGAGATCGAGACGATCTCGATCGTCGACCCGCTGACCGGCGAGCGGGTACGCACCCAGGAGGAGCTGGAGATCTTCCCGGCCACCCACTACGCCACGCCCGACGACAAGTTGCGCGCCGCCATCGGTCGGATCGAGACCGAGCTGGCCGGCCAGCTACAGCTGTTCGAGCGCGAGCAGAAGCTGCTCGAGGCCCAACGGCTGCGCATGCGCACCGAGTACGACCTCGAGATGCTCAACGAGATGGGGTTCTGCAACGGCATCGAGAACTACTCGGCACCGATGGAGGGCCGGGCACCGGGCGATCCGCCCAACACGCTGCTCGACTTCTTTCCCGACGACTTCCTCATGGTGATCGACGAGAGCCACGTCACCATCCCTCAGATCCACGGACAGTACGCCGGCGACCGGTCCCGCAAGGAGAACCTGATCCAGCACGGTTTCCGCCTGCCGTCGGCGGCCGACAACCGGCCGCTGCGCTTCGAGGAGTGGGAGAAGCGGGTCAACCAGTGCGTGCTGCTGTCGGCGACGCCGTCCAAGTGGGAGATCGAGCACTCCGACCGGGTGGTCGAACAGATCGTGCGGCCCACCGGCCTGGTCGACCCCGAGGTGGAGGTGCGGCCCACCAAGGGACAGATCGACGACCTGATGGCCCGCATCGACGAGCGGGTCACCAGGGGCGAGCGGGTGCTGGTGACCACGCTGACCAAGAAGATGGCCGAGGACCTGACCGACTACCTGCTCGAGATGGGCGTACGGGTGCGGTACCTGCACAGCGAGGTGGACACCCTGCAGCGCATCGAGCTGGTGCGCGACCTGCGGCTTGGTGAGTTTGACGTGTTGGTGGGCATCAACCTGCTGCGCGAGGGCCTCGACATCCCCGAGGTGTCGCTGATGGCCATCCTCGACGCCGACAAGGAGGGGTTCCTCCGCTCGGAGACCTCGCTGATCCAAATGATCGGCCGGGCCGCTCGCAACGTCGAGGGGCGGGTGGTGATGTACGCCGACAACATGACCGACTCGATGCGGCGTGCCCTGTCGGAGACAAACCGGCGCCGTGGCCTGCAGCAGGCCCACAACATCGAGCACGGCATCGACCCCACCTCGGTGCGCAAGGCGGTCACCGACATCCTGGCCGACCTGCGGGGTGCCGGCGGCGGCACGCCCATCCCCGGCGGTGGCCGTCGCAAGCAGCGGCCGGGCGAGCGAGCTCGGGCCGAGGCCTACGCCGACCTACCCCCCGAGGATCTGGGCCGGCTGATCCAGGCGCTGCGCATCGAGATGGAGGAGGCCTCGGCCGACCTGCGCTTCGAGGAGGCGGCACGGCTGCGCGACGAGGTGAAGGAGCTCGAGCGCGAGGCTCGCTCGGCCGGGCTGTCCAAGTAG
- a CDS encoding acyltransferase family protein — protein MSATDTTAHAASSAAAARPALGYLPSLDGLRGIAVAAVVAYHLDFGWAQGGYLGVSLFFTLSGYLISRLMMGEVERTGRVAVGAFWRRRIKRLAPASMVTLTSIVALEHLDPSIWSTTGFRSSMFGALFHVANWEALISGTGYFDLLGVASPVRHYWSLAIEEQFYLVFPLVVLVLIGSQRKRIDRLVPLAIVGIAISTVLTLLLSSNPERVYLGTDTRMAEILFGVLFGALHHRLGDRLGRRAASLALPALAIFILAVITLPASSPIISHGGLIVGGGIWAVLIVGVAHAGPTSRVGLAGTLAAEPLPYLGRISYALYLTHWPILQVLSQGRLGTGRLATVVIQVGVSVAVASAITFWIERPIRTWRPKITATVPLAWLTATTVVAGLILLPLPSSEASAEDLGAPLVTVPRGAPVQGAADVDFGDTVAEFGDSVGFTTFFVSDGWLQENVGVKVVGHAALGCGTMTDIDLQVAPGQPRLKPPPGCLDAAGMAELIAEDTPDVVLYMSLGIDLYDHEIDGEWTSLADPAFQQRYTEVLSAKLDALESGGATVLIGNVPPTQPIDANGVRVGKDFPERVRVLNDIIAREANERVGTVVLDYAGAVELAEQTVDLRPDGVHPNPELGSGWVDAYFGPIIIDAQSRALEEQATDDPAL, from the coding sequence ATGAGTGCCACGGACACGACCGCCCATGCTGCATCGAGCGCTGCTGCGGCGCGTCCTGCGCTGGGCTACCTGCCCTCGCTCGACGGGCTGCGGGGAATCGCCGTCGCCGCCGTCGTCGCGTACCACCTCGACTTCGGGTGGGCGCAGGGCGGCTACCTGGGCGTCTCCTTGTTCTTCACCCTGTCCGGCTACCTGATCAGCCGCCTGATGATGGGCGAGGTTGAGCGCACCGGCCGGGTGGCAGTGGGCGCGTTCTGGCGACGCCGGATCAAACGGCTGGCCCCTGCGTCGATGGTGACGTTGACGTCGATCGTGGCCTTGGAGCACCTCGACCCGTCGATCTGGTCCACCACCGGGTTCCGATCCTCGATGTTCGGGGCCTTGTTCCACGTGGCCAACTGGGAGGCCCTGATCTCGGGCACCGGCTACTTCGACCTGCTCGGGGTGGCCTCGCCGGTGCGCCACTACTGGTCGCTCGCCATCGAGGAGCAGTTCTACCTGGTCTTTCCCCTGGTGGTGCTGGTGCTGATCGGCTCGCAGCGCAAACGGATCGACCGGCTCGTGCCCCTGGCCATCGTCGGCATTGCGATCTCGACCGTGCTGACGTTGCTGCTCTCGTCCAACCCGGAGCGGGTGTACCTGGGCACCGATACCCGTATGGCCGAGATCCTCTTCGGTGTGCTCTTCGGTGCGCTGCACCATCGCCTCGGCGACCGGCTCGGCCGGCGGGCGGCCAGCCTGGCGCTACCCGCCCTGGCCATCTTCATCCTGGCGGTGATCACGCTGCCGGCCTCGAGCCCCATCATCTCCCATGGCGGCCTGATCGTCGGCGGCGGGATCTGGGCGGTGCTGATCGTCGGAGTGGCCCACGCCGGGCCCACGTCCCGCGTCGGCCTGGCCGGCACCCTGGCGGCCGAACCGCTGCCGTACCTGGGCCGCATCAGCTATGCCCTGTACCTGACGCACTGGCCGATCCTGCAGGTGCTGTCCCAGGGGCGCCTGGGCACCGGCAGGCTGGCCACGGTCGTCATCCAGGTCGGCGTCTCGGTGGCGGTCGCCTCGGCGATCACGTTCTGGATCGAGCGCCCGATCCGTACGTGGCGCCCCAAGATCACCGCCACCGTCCCGCTGGCCTGGCTGACCGCAACAACGGTCGTCGCCGGCCTGATCCTCCTGCCGTTGCCGTCGTCCGAGGCGTCGGCCGAGGATCTCGGCGCCCCGCTGGTCACGGTGCCGCGCGGTGCGCCGGTGCAGGGCGCCGCCGACGTCGATTTCGGTGACACGGTGGCAGAGTTCGGGGACTCGGTCGGCTTCACCACCTTCTTCGTGAGCGACGGCTGGCTTCAGGAGAACGTCGGCGTCAAGGTGGTCGGCCATGCCGCGCTGGGGTGCGGCACGATGACCGACATCGATCTCCAGGTCGCCCCCGGGCAGCCACGCCTAAAGCCGCCGCCGGGCTGCCTCGATGCCGCCGGAATGGCCGAGCTGATCGCCGAGGACACACCGGACGTCGTCTTGTACATGTCCCTGGGCATCGACCTGTACGACCACGAGATCGACGGCGAGTGGACCTCGCTGGCCGACCCCGCCTTCCAGCAGCGCTACACCGAGGTGCTGTCCGCCAAGCTGGACGCCCTCGAATCGGGCGGCGCCACCGTGCTGATCGGCAACGTGCCGCCGACGCAGCCCATCGACGCAAACGGCGTCCGGGTGGGCAAGGACTTCCCCGAGCGGGTGCGGGTGCTCAACGACATCATCGCCCGGGAGGCCAACGAGCGCGTGGGCACCGTCGTGCTCGACTACGCCGGAGCGGTCGAGCTGGCAGAGCAGACGGTCGACCTGCGACCCGACGGGGTGCATCCCAATCCCGAGCTGGGCTCCGGCTGGGTCGACGCCTACTTCGGGCCGATCATCATCGACGCCCAGTCGAGGGCGCTCGAGGAGCAGGCCACCGACGACCCCGCCCTGTAG
- the aroC gene encoding chorismate synthase — translation MSSTSGRLFRVTTFGESHGVGVGCIVDGCPPRLELDVAAVQADLDRRRPGQSRLVTQRQEADRVEILSGVAMEEEGDAVTLGTPIAMLVRNADQRPGAYGHMSDVYRPSHADYTYDAKYGVQAASGGGRASARETVGRVAAAGIARQLLAQGAGIEVLGWVSSVGDITAEVDPDRVTLADVEAGPTRCPDPEAAARIEAAINAARRDGDSLGGAVTCVARGVPAGLGDPVFDKLDATLATACMSLPAAKGFEVGSGFAGTTMTGRTHNDPFVPGADGRPDVAANRSGGIQGGISNGAPVICRVAFKPTATIGSVQDTVNRGNEAVKLAAKGRHDPCVLPRAVPLVEAAMLLCLADAWLAQRAVDVL, via the coding sequence ATGTCCAGTACCTCCGGCCGGTTGTTCCGCGTCACCACCTTCGGCGAGTCCCACGGCGTCGGCGTCGGCTGCATCGTCGATGGGTGCCCGCCCCGGTTGGAGCTTGACGTCGCCGCCGTGCAGGCCGACCTCGACCGACGCCGTCCCGGCCAGAGTCGCCTGGTGACCCAACGCCAAGAGGCCGATCGGGTCGAGATTCTCTCCGGCGTCGCCATGGAGGAGGAGGGGGACGCAGTCACGTTGGGGACGCCGATCGCCATGCTGGTGCGCAACGCCGACCAGCGACCCGGCGCCTACGGACACATGTCCGACGTCTATCGCCCCAGCCACGCCGATTACACCTACGACGCCAAGTACGGCGTGCAGGCGGCGTCCGGCGGCGGCCGGGCCTCGGCCCGCGAGACGGTCGGGCGGGTGGCCGCCGCCGGGATCGCCCGCCAGCTGCTGGCCCAGGGCGCCGGCATCGAGGTGCTCGGCTGGGTGAGCAGCGTCGGCGATATCACCGCCGAGGTCGACCCGGACCGGGTCACCCTGGCCGACGTCGAGGCCGGCCCCACCCGCTGTCCCGATCCGGAGGCGGCCGCCCGCATCGAAGCGGCGATCAACGCAGCCCGACGCGACGGCGACAGCCTGGGCGGAGCGGTCACGTGCGTCGCCCGGGGCGTGCCCGCCGGGCTGGGCGACCCGGTGTTCGACAAGCTGGACGCCACGCTGGCGACGGCGTGCATGTCGCTGCCTGCCGCCAAGGGCTTCGAGGTGGGCTCGGGCTTTGCCGGCACCACGATGACCGGCCGCACCCACAACGATCCGTTTGTGCCGGGGGCCGACGGCCGACCCGACGTCGCCGCCAACCGCTCCGGCGGCATCCAAGGGGGCATCTCCAACGGGGCGCCGGTGATCTGCCGGGTGGCCTTCAAGCCGACCGCCACGATCGGAAGCGTTCAGGACACGGTCAACCGAGGCAACGAAGCGGTCAAGCTGGCGGCCAAGGGCCGCCACGACCCTTGCGTCCTCCCCCGCGCAGTGCCGCTGGTCGAAGCTGCCATGCTGCTGTGCTTGGCCGACGCCTGGCTGGCCCAGCGGGCCGTCGACGTCCTCTAA
- a CDS encoding acyl-CoA dehydrogenase family protein: MDFEHSERAQIVMEQVERFVRERIVPNETTYRDQLSGSDDWRQWRVPPIVEELKGQAKELGLWNLFLPDETHGAGLNNRDYAPVAELTGRSFLAPEVFNCAAPDTGNAEVLVQYGSDLQKEQWLLPLLDGEIRSGFSMTEPAVASSDATNMAATAELDGDEVVLNGQKWWTSGAGDPRCAFLIFMGVTDPSADRHQRHSMVLVPIDSPGVRILRMLPVFGDLGEPHGHAEILFDNVRLPAEAIIAGPGRGFEIAQGRLGPGRIHHCMRAIGAAERALQRLCERSVLRTAFGKPLMNLGGNRDIIANCRMAIDQARLLTMKAAWELDTQGTFGALVSISAIKVVAPNVLQQVVDAAIQIHGGEGVADPELSYLMGMARALRLADGPDEVHRAMVARLELGKYT; the protein is encoded by the coding sequence ATGGACTTTGAGCACTCCGAACGGGCCCAGATCGTCATGGAGCAGGTGGAGCGCTTCGTACGCGAGCGAATCGTGCCCAACGAGACGACCTACCGGGATCAGCTGTCGGGGAGCGACGATTGGCGTCAGTGGCGGGTGCCGCCGATCGTCGAGGAACTGAAGGGACAGGCCAAGGAGTTGGGCCTGTGGAACCTGTTTCTCCCCGACGAGACCCACGGGGCGGGCCTCAACAACCGCGACTACGCACCCGTCGCCGAGCTGACCGGGCGCAGCTTCCTCGCCCCCGAGGTGTTCAACTGCGCAGCCCCCGACACCGGTAACGCCGAGGTGCTGGTGCAGTACGGCTCGGACCTGCAGAAGGAACAGTGGTTGCTGCCGTTGCTCGATGGCGAGATCCGCTCGGGCTTTTCGATGACCGAACCGGCGGTCGCCTCGAGCGACGCCACCAACATGGCGGCCACCGCCGAGTTGGACGGCGACGAGGTGGTGCTCAACGGCCAGAAATGGTGGACGAGCGGGGCGGGCGATCCGCGCTGTGCGTTCCTGATCTTCATGGGGGTCACCGACCCGTCCGCCGATCGGCATCAGCGGCACTCGATGGTGCTGGTGCCGATCGACTCCCCAGGCGTGAGGATCCTGCGCATGCTGCCCGTCTTCGGCGATCTCGGGGAGCCGCACGGACACGCCGAGATCCTCTTCGACAACGTTCGGCTGCCGGCCGAAGCGATCATCGCCGGGCCCGGGCGGGGCTTCGAGATCGCCCAGGGACGGCTCGGCCCCGGCCGCATCCATCACTGCATGCGGGCGATCGGCGCGGCCGAACGGGCGCTTCAGCGCCTCTGCGAGCGGTCGGTTCTTCGGACCGCCTTCGGCAAGCCGTTGATGAACCTGGGGGGCAACCGGGACATCATCGCCAACTGTCGCATGGCGATCGACCAGGCCCGGTTGTTGACGATGAAGGCCGCATGGGAGCTGGACACCCAGGGCACCTTCGGCGCGCTCGTCAGCATCTCGGCCATCAAGGTGGTGGCCCCCAACGTCCTTCAGCAGGTGGTGGATGCGGCCATCCAGATCCACGGCGGCGAAGGCGTCGCCGACCCCGAGCTGAGCTACCTGATGGGCATGGCCCGAGCGCTGCGCCTGGCCGACGGCCCCGACGAGGTGCATCGGGCCATGGTGGCCCGCCTCGAGCTGGGCAAGTACACCTAG